The Atribacteraceae bacterium genome includes the window ACATCCAAAACAAGGGCTTCCCGGGGGCAAAGGCACAGCGTTCCCGTAAGCCGCTCACCGGTGGGACGATGAGTCCCAAAAACCACCGTTCCGGAAAATCCGCAACTGACCGCTCCTCCGCCATCGGCAAAATTGAGGAGAATGATCTTGCGTTTCTAAGTGATACATCGTTCATAGCCAAGATTGCCCAGGACATAACACGGCCAGGCTCGACCATCATACATCTGTTCGGTGCGGGACACCAAATCGTGAATGCGTTTGGGATCCCGGGACAGGGTTTCGATAAAGTCATAATTGAAGGCGAAATGAAGACGGCCGGGCAGGGAAAATTCGAGATAATGATAAAGACCCTTCTCGGAGACGATTTCCCCGATTCCCACCCGCTCGGGATCATAAGAATCTAGAAGCCGTCTCACCTCCTCGAAGAATAAAAATGTCTCCGGACGACCCACCAGCGGGTCGAGATGATAGCGCTCGGCGGCGTAAAAAGCCGCTCGCTCGGTCCACGAGGTGCGGGGCGTGATATCACGCAAGGCCGGATAAAACTCCTTCTTTCCACCAAGCCATTGGAAACCTCCCTGCTAAACCCCGCTTATCTTCCTGCCGAAACTCCAAACACCCAACTGCTTTTTCCGTTCTCCGTTACCGCCGGCCGCCGGCCCTTCCCTTTTTCCATACACCAAGTACAGGAAAAAGAGTATAACATAGAAGTCCCCTTTCGGTTGACATGAGGCAAGGTTGGGAAGCATCTTTGTGGGCAACGGGAGGGAGATGGAATTTTTGAAAGAAAAAGACCCCCCGCCAAGGCTCTGCCGGGGAAGGGAGATTCCGGCAAACCAGGAACGGGGAAAGGGAAGAACGAGGGAAAAGGAGGCGAATTAAAAACCACGGATTCCAACGAACCTTCCAACCTTCGCTCCACCCGGCTTCGGGATTGATCCCCTACCTCCGGAGAGCTTTTTGACTGGCTTCAGCTACACAAATTAATGTGCAACTTCGTTACGGTTCCCCTACTCAGAGACCGTTTCTTTTTCCAGCCCTGCGAGTCTTCCGATTCCTCAGAACCCGTGGTAGCTATCATGATATAATGATCCCAGACATTTGTCAATAGGAATCGTTAAAATTTTTTAAAATATTTTTGCCCGGGAAATACCCGATTCACCGGTCAAAAAGCTTAACTTCCTTATTCCTTATCCCGTATTCCTGGTTATACTAATTGTGCTGTGTTGGCAATTATCTATTATATAACAGCATATAAAAATGTCGGTCTAAAAAGGAGATAAAAATATGGAAAATCAAAAGTTTTTTGCCACGGCGGTTGTTTCGTTGCTACTCCTCTTCACCATTTCCGTAAGTGTGCTCACCCAGGATGCCGACAGCCTGTTTTCCCAGGGTTTCGAATTCCTGGAAAGCGGACAATACGAGCAGGCCGGCGATGCTTTTCGTCAGGTAATTCAGCTTGATCCGCAATACCGATATGCCCACTATAACCTGGGCATCGCCCTGCAGCAAAGCGGACGATACCAGGAGGCGGTAGAGGCCTTTCGGGAAGCGGTCCGTCTCGATCCCGAGGATCCGGATGCGCATAACAGTCTCGGTTATAACCTATACAACATCGGCAATACCAGCGAAGCGATAACCTACTACAAACAGGCTATCGCTCTTGATCCTGAATACTCGCTCTCCTATTATAACCTCGGTCTTGCCTACCAGACCCTCGGAAACTACCCGGAATCTCTGGCCGCCTTCCGCCGGTATATCGAACTCGTTCCGGATAATCCCTACGCCCATTACAATATCGGGTACGCCCTCTTTGCGATGGGCGAATACCTGGATGCCTATTACGCTTACCGGGAAGCGGTCCGTTTAAACCCTGAAGATGTCGATTCCTGGTTCAACCTGGCTTATACCTTGCAAAATATGGGCCGTCACGAGGAAGCGATCGAAAATTTCCGTGAAGTCGTCCGTCTCGATCCTACCAATACCGTCGCTTACAACAACCTGGGAGTTAATTACAATGCTCTGGGACGATGGACGGAAGCGATTGAAGAGTATAGAAAAGCCATCGAGCTTAAATCAGATTACGCTCTGGCCTACTATAACCTGGGTATCGCCCTGCAGCAAACCGGTCAGCCAATAGAGGCTATCGCAGCGTACCAAAGTTCCATCGAATATGACCCCACCGATCCCGACGCCTATTACAATTTGGGAAATACGCTGATTGAAGTGAATCGCTACGCTGAAGCGATCGAAGCTTACCGGGAAGCGGTACGCATTGACCCCGGGTACTACTTGGCGTACAACAATTGGGGTTTTGCTCTGAGGCGGATCAACCGGTTTGACGAGGCGATCACTATTCTTCAGCAGGGGATCGCCATCAATCCTGACTATGACCTGGCCTACTTCAATCTGGGTCTTGCGTTTCTCAATACCGGCGACCTGGACGCAGCCCGGACACAGCACAACCTACTGTTGAGCTTGAATCCAACCCTCGCAGCAGACCTCATGACTGAAATAATCGGCTACACGGACCCGGCCCTCGCGGATCAGAACGATCTTGCTGTCACCCAGGACCATGCGCTACCCCCCCTGGAAATCACTACCCCGCCCCCGCCACCAGAGCCGGGCATCTTTCTGGATCCGCAAGGTTCCTACCGGATCACCCTCCCGGAAGGATCGGTGAAGCTGGCCGATGAAGACTGGGGAACTGAATTATCGCTCCCCAACAACGGCCGCCTGTTTATCCTGAAAATTCCCAGTGCCCGCTTCGAAAACCTGAACAAGGCCGTTGCCGATGTCACTGAAGACCTGACCGCCAGAAACGCGACGTTCCATGGTGAAAGTAACGTCACTGCTCACGGGATATCGGGTTCGGTCCAGCTCTATTCCCTGGTCGGGACCATAGACGAGCAAAACGAAAACCATTACGCGTACCTTCTCGTCTCCTATCCGGAAACTAACCTGGCCATGCTTGTCGAGCTACCGGTTGAGGAATACAACGCTTCTCAGGAATGGTTGATCGAATTTTTCCGCAACCCCGAATTTCAGTAATTCCGTTCCCTGCCCCCGGAAAGCCGGGATTATGACACCGGCTTTCCGGTCATTTACCGTGGTACACCGGGAGCTTGAATACATGAATAGTCACCCCGGCGGCGATACCCAGCAGCAACCACCTCACCCACACCGTTTCCACGATAGCCACCGCAGAAAAACCAATCGTTGTCCAAAGTAGAGCGAGGCTCAACACTTTACATACGAGGGGAACTCCGCGTTTTTCCAAATATGCCCGGATATAAATGCCGAAAACCCGGTTGGAGACCAACCACCGATAGAGACGCGGGGAAGCCCTGCAAAAACACGCCGCGGTCAGCAGCAGGAACGGGGTGGTCGGCAGGAGGGGCAAAACGATGCCCGCCGCCCCCAAACCGATACAAACACTTCCGCAGAAAATTAATAGAAAGGAATGCGCCGATTTGCCGTCCGGAGGGAGGGACTTGGGCATCCCGATCGCTTTTTGGTTGGTTTGAACCTGATCCTTCATCCGCCGCATACTTGTCTCCGGATACCAGGCACAATTATTAAACGGATGCCGGTACTTTTATCTACACTATATAATAGTAAGAGGAAAATGACCAATCGTTGCTTCACTCAGGAGTTGTGAGATGAAAACGGAATCACAATCCGATCTTTTTCATGCCACCCTGCAAGGCCAGGTGGAGCGGATCACTTTTCAGAACGCCGCAAACGGCTATACGGTAGCCAGGTTGAAAGTCAAGGGATATCAAGAGCTGGTCACGGTGGTCGGACCTCTGCCCGGTATATGTGCGGGAGAAATCCTGCGGGTGTGGGGCCAATGGAAGAACCATCCCCGCTTCGGTGAACAGTTCCTCACCGACTCCTTTGAGACTCTGATTCCCGCCACCACCCGGGGAATCGAAAAATATCTCGGCTCCGGATTGATTAAAGGGATCGGACCGGTTATGGCTTACCGTCTGGTGAATCATTTCGGGAAAGATACTCTGGGAATAATCGAAAATCAGGCGCATCGGCTGACGGAGGTCCCGGGTATCGGCGGAAAGCGGGTGAGCATGATCTCCAAAGCCTGGGAGGAGCAAAAAGAGATCCGTCAGGTCATGCTCTTTCTCCAGGAACAGGGCGTGAGTCCGGCCTACGGGGTCAAAATCTTTAAACACTACGGGAAAGAGGCCGTTCATCTGGTGCGTGAAAATCCCTACCGCCTGGCGGAAGAAATCTACGGCATCGGATTCATCACCGCCGACAAGATTGCCCGGAGCATGGGCATTCCCCAGGATTCCCCCTTTCGGGCCGGAGCCGGAATCCTCTATTTTCTCCAACAAGCCGCCGAGCAGGGCCATGTCTATTATCCGCAGGACTCACTCATCAGCGAATGCGAAAAAGCGCTGGAAATCCCGGCGGATATTATCCGCGAAGTCCTTTCCGATATTTCCCGGGAGAAAAAGGTGGCCATAGAAATGGCCCCCCTGTGCCCGGGAACCGATGCGCACGAGACCGGGGACAATCTCCCCCTGGTCTTTCTGCCGCAGTTTCATACCGCAGAAACTGGTATCACCCGCAAAATCGGAGAAATCCTCGCGACAGTGCGGCATACCAGATACCTTCTCCCGGAGAAGGAACTGTCCGGTATAACAAGGGACCTGGGTATCGAACTTGCCCAACACCAACGGGAAGCGGTTTTGCGAACCTTCCAGGAAAAAATCCTGGTAATAACCGGAGGGCCGGGAACCGGAAAAACCACGATCATCAACGTCATCATCCGACTGCACCGACAGCGGGGAAAGCATATCCTTTTAGCGGCCCCCACCGGGCGGGCGGCAAAACGCATGACCGAGACCACCGGCCAAGAAGCCAAAACCATCCACCGACTCCTCGAGTATCAACCAGGCGGTGCCGGATTCAAGCGAAACGAGACCTTCCCCCTCGACGCGGACCTTCTCATCATCGACGAAACCTCGATGGTCGACACCATCCTCATGTACCATTTTTTGAAAGCGGTTCCCCGGGAGGCCACATTGATCCTAGTCGGGGATATCGACCAACTCCCTTCCGTCGGAGCCGGGCGTGTCTTACGCGATATCATCGAATCCGGCCGGATAGCCACGATCCGGCTGACGGAAATATTCCGCCAGTCCAGAGAAAGCATGATCGTCATGAACGCCCACCGGGTTAACCGAGGGGAGATGCCGCATTTCCAAAGCCCCGCCAACCGCCTGAGTGACTTTTACTTCTTTCCGGTCGAGGACCCGGACAATGCCCGCCAAACAATCCTTGATCTGTGCCGAAGCCGGATACCCCATAAATTCGGCTGTCATCCGGTCGATGACATTCAGGTGATCACCCCCATGCACCGGGGTAGCGCCGGAGCGGCCACTCTGAACAGAGAACTGCAAGAGGCCTTGAACCCCAAAGGTCAGGAAATCCAGCGCTCCGGCAGGATTCTGCGCATCGGTGACAAAGTGATGCAGCTACGCAATAACTATGATAAAGAAGTCTTCAACGGCGATATCGGCCGGGTAACGGCTATTAACCAGGAAATCCAGGAACTGACGGTCTTAATCGACGGAAGAAAAGTAGTGTATGAATTTTCCGAACTCGACGAAATTGTCCCCGCCTACGCTATCTCCGTCCATAAGTCCCAAGGTAGCGAATACCCGGTCGTGGTCATGCCGGTCCTGACCCAGCATTATCTTCTTCTCCAGCGTAACCTTCTCTACACCGCCATTACCCGAGGGAAAAGGCTGGTAGTGCTGGTGGGAACCAAAAAAGCCCTGGCCATCGCCGTACGCAACAACAAACCCCAAAAACGCTTCACCCTCCTCAAGGAACGGCTGCAAGCCTTATGATAAAACCGAATTAAAGATGCAAGGCTCTTGACTTAAACATAATAATGTTATAAAGTTATGTTGATGTTGTTGATCATATCTACCCTTGATTCTACTGCAATAAGTAATTTTGCTGCAGAAGAACGAAGGAAGCCTGGGCCTAAGTTGCCTAAATCAGCCGTTGAAATTGCCGCGTTTTCGAAGTAAATATGCCAGGGATGGCCTTTTTAGCAGCACTGCAACCGGACGTGGTCATTGATGCGTGCGAGAAAATGTAAGATGAGGCGTTGCTGATGGCAACGGGGCCTCGCTGAAATGAGTTTTTGCAACAAAATCAACCTTTTACCGTTTATTTTCAGGAGGCTCCGGTGAGGACGGTCGACCGATCGATCAAGTTACCATTGTATCTACAGATCTATGAGATCTTTAAAAGTAAAATTCTCGTCGGCGAATGGGTGCCCGGCCAAATGATCCCCCCCGAACCGCTTTTGATCGACCAGTACCGGGTGAGCCGGTCCGGAATCCGGCAAGCTCTCGACCGGCTGGTCAAGGAAGGGTTCATTTATCGCCAGCAGGGCCGGGGAACTTTCGTCACTCATCCGACCATGGAAAAGGAAATGACCGGGATCGTGAGTTTCACCGAGGACATGAGACGGCAGGGATTCACCCCGAGTACCCTGCTCCTTGCCGCCGAACTGTTACCGGCGCCGGAGCCCATCGCCGAACGACTCTCCGTCAAGCCCGGTGAAGAACTGGCCCACCTGAAGCGGCTCCGGCTGGCCGATGGTGAACCGATGAGCCTGGAAACCGCCTTTTTGCTGCACCGGTTATGCCCGGGGATTCTCCAAAAAGATTATTCTCAAGTACCGCTGCGGGACGCCTTGAAATATGAGCATGCGATTTTCCTCGTCCGGGCGCGTCAAAAAATTCGTGCTCTTCTGGCCGACGAAAAAACCGCTCGTTTACTCGGTGTCAAACCGAAAGCTCCTCTGCTTTCCATCGAGCGTATTTCGTATTCCCAGCAAAATATTCCGGTGGAATTCCTGGAAATCCTCTATCGAGGTGACCGCTATACCCTCTATAACGAACTGAAAGGGTGAACGGCATATGGACGTGAGTAACAGAAGGGAAAATAATATTGTGGCCCGATCGGTGGATATCTGCACCCTGGGAGAAATGCTGATCGATCTGTTTCCAGGAAAAACCGGAGTACCGCTGGCCGGAGTGACCGCCTTCCACCCGAAACCGGGAGGGGCACCGGCCAATGTAGCTGTCGCCTCTTCCCGGCTGGGGAAAAACGCGGCATTCATCGGCAAAGTGGGCGATGATCCCTTCGGACGGCTACTGGAACGTACCCTCTCAAGAGCCGGGGTCCTCACCCGGGGAATGCGCTTTGACTCGCAGGTCAGGACCACCCTCGCTTTTATCGCCAAACCTGACGAATACAGCGCGGATATCCTTTTCTACCGGCACCCCGGAGCGGACATGATGCTCGATATTGCCGATCTCGACCGCGCCTTGCTCGGGGAAAGCCGGTTTTTTCATTTCGGTTCGATCAGCCTAATCCACGAACCAAGCCGCAGCGCCACGCTGGAAGCGGCACGCTACGCCAAAGAAAGCGGCGCTCAGATCTCCTTCGATGTCAATTACCGACCAGATCTGTGGGCGGACCCTTCCCTTGCGCCGAGCCTCATCGCTACCGGATACCCGCTGGCGGACATTCTGAAAATCAACGAAAACGAACTCTTATTTTTGACCCGTACCGGAAACCCCGCCGAAGGAAGCCGGACCTTGCTCGACCGGGGCCCGAAGCTGATCGTTGTCACCCGGGGCAAGGAGGGGAGCTACTTCCGAACAAAAAACAGCGCTGCCTCCGTTCCGGCCTTTGCGGTCCCGACGGTTGATGCGACCGGCTGCGGTGACGCTTTTCTGGCCGCCTTGCTGGTCGGTCTGCTTGAAGCGCCCGGCTGGGAAAAACGCCTGGAACGGGAAGAACTTTTTTCCATCCTCCGCTTTGCCAGCGCCGCTGGAGCGCTTACCGCAAGGAAGTTGGGGGTCATTCCCGCTCTTCCTGACCGGAAAGAGGTCGAAGAATTTATCAAGACTACGAGGAGTGAGAAACTATGAAAAACCAAACCTTTCCGGATTTGAACGATCTCCGGAAACTGGCCAAAGACATCCGCCTCGATATCCTGGAAACCACGACCCGGGCTGGTTCCGGCCATCCGTCAAGTTCTTTTTCCTCGGTGGAAATCCTGGCGGCCCTGTTCTTCGGCGGGATTCTCCGTTATCGGCCCGCTGAACCCCACTGGCCGGAACGTGACCGGTTCATCCTGAGTAAAGGTCATGCCGCTCCCGGTCTGTATTCGGTGCTGAGCCGGGCTGGTTACTTTCCCCATGACGAGATCTACCGGCTACGGGAACTCAACAGTCCGGTGCAGGGTCACCCGATCAAGGGTCTCCTCCCCGGCGTGGAATCCACCAACGGATCCCTGGGCCAGGGTCTTTCTTTCGGTCTGGGCTGCGCGCTGGGCGCTGGCTTGAATGGTCACCGTTACCGGGTATACGTGCTGATGGGAGACGGGGAATGCCAGGCAGGACAGATCTGGGAAGCGGCCATGGCCGCTTCCCATTTCCAGACCGCTAACCTGGTGGGTATTATCGACTACAACAAATTCCAGGAATGTGGTCCTATCAGCCGGGAAATGGCCCTGGAACCATTCCGGGCCAAGTGGGAAAGTTTTGGTTGGCAGGTGGAGGAAGTCGACGGACATTCCCTGCCGGACCTGATCGAAACCTTCCAAAATATCCCAGACAACGGGAAAACGCCAACAATGGTCATCGCCCATACGGTCAAGGGAAAAGGGGTGTCGTTTGTGGAGGCGGACTATACCTTCCACGGCCGGGCTCTGACCCCGGAACAGGCCGAAAAAGCCCGAGAGGAGATCTTATCATGGAATTAGGGAAAAAAGCCGGTTTGAAACCGGGGAAACCGATGCGGGACGTTTTTGGAGACGCCCTTCTGGCCGTCGCCCAACGCCACCCCCGGGTGGTCGTGCTGGATGGAGACCTGGGCAATTCCACCAAGGCCGACCGGGTCCGTACCGCATTCCCGGAACGGTATTTCAACATCGGCATCGCCGAGAGCAACCTCGTGGGTATCGGGGCGGGACTCGAATCCTGTGGTTTCATTCCCTTTCTGACCAGTTTCTCCTCCTTCCTCCTGTGTAACGCCTACGATCAGATCCGCCTGGCCGTAGCCATGTCCAACGCCAATATCAAGATACTGGGAAGCCACGGGGGGATCACCCTGGGCAAAGACGGTCCTACCCAGATGGGGATTGAAGACCTGGCCCTGGTAGGCGGGTTACCCACCGTGCTTATCCTGGTCGCTTCCGACCCCACTCTCATGCACAAAATCGTAGACGCAGCAGTGGAGTACCAAGGACCGGTCTTCATCCGGTCCAGCCGGATGGCTATGCCTCACCTTTACTCCCCAGACTCCTGTCCCTTCGAAATCGGTGTGGCCAATGTTGTTCGTGATGGGGAGGATCTTGCCATCGTTGCCTGTGGGATCATGGTCGCCGCCGCGCTCGATGCCGCTGTGGACCTGGCCCGGGAAGAAATCGACGCCAGGGTCATCGATCTACACACTCTGCGGCCGCTCGATGTTCAAACTCTGGAACAGGCGGCCCGGGAGACGGGGGCTCTGGTCTGTGCCGAGGAACATCTGCTCCAGGGGGGTATGGGGGCCAACGTGGCCCGGGTGATCGCCGAACGCTGGCCGGTTCCCATCCGTTTCGTGGGACTAGCCGACACCTATACCGAATCCGCCGAACCCGGGGAACTCCTGAAAAAGTATCACCTGACCACTGCCGATATCGTTTCGGCCTGCCGGCAAGCCGTTCGCGCCAAAAAGGAGCAGAGGCAATGATCCGGAACCAGTTAATGAAACTACAGTCAGAAGGAAGGAAAATTCAACTGGGATTGTGTGGAGCAGGTTGGATCGGGTCGGGCTTTTTGAAAGCGGTTAGCCTGGTACCGGGGATGGAAGTGCGGATCCTGGCTGACCCCAACCCGGCGCTGGCCCGGCAGGCTTTTCTCTCCTGTGGGATCTCTTCCGAATCGATCATAGAAACCGATACCCCCGGTATCGCCCAGGATGCCATCCGACAGGGGAAATACGTGGTTAGTTCCTCGTTTCTCCTGCCCGCCCAAACGGCCGAAATCGATCTGATCGTGGAAGCCTCCCCCTCACCAGGCTCCGGAGCGGAGGCGGCTCAGGGAGCGATCAGTCAGGGAAAAAACATTGTGATGATCAATATCGAAGCCGATGTCACGGTGGGCCGCATCCTGCATCACTGCGCCCGTAAAAACGGTGTCCTTTACACCGTTTCCTCCGGGGATGAACCGGGATGCCTGATGGAACTCTACGATTTCGTCACCACGCTGGGATACGAACCGATCGCTATCGGAAAAGGGAAAAACAACCCACTGGATCTTGCCGCCACTCCGGATACGGTCGCCGAATCCGCCCGAAAATCGAACAAAGACCCTTACCAGGTCGCCTCCTATGTCGACGGCACCAAAACGATGTTTGAGATGGCCTGCGTGGCCAATGCCCTGGGCTTTGTCCCCATCCGGCAGGGGATGGTGGGACCGGAAGCAGACCTGGCCACGGTTTCCCAGGTTTTCGCCCTCCACGAAGACGGAGGGATCAGTCCTCACCCGGGAATCGTCGATTTTGTCCAGGGTCCAGCCATGTCCGGTGGAGTTTTCATCACCGTCCGCATCACCGATCCCCGAATCCGGGAAGACCTCCAGTATCTCAAGGTGGGTAAGGGTAACTATTTTACCTTTTTCCGTCCTTACCATCTCTGGTTCCTGGAAGCTCCCCTTTCAGTAGCCCGAGCCTATCTGTATCGAGAACCGACCCTCCAACCGCTCCCCCGGGCAATAACCGAAGTGGTTACTATCGCCAAGAAAAACCTGGCAAACGGGGAAACCCTGGACACCTTCGGTGGTTATACCTTTTCCGGGATGATCGACCGGGCTGAAAAGGCTTTGGCCTCAAACGCTCTGCCGGTCGGATTAGCCCCCGGAGCAGTGCTGAAAAAAGTGGTGAACAAGGGAGAACTCATCACCTGGGATGATGTGATTCTTGCCGAAGATTCGACCGTAGTCAAACTCCGCCGGGAGCAGGATGCCCTGCTCTGATATGCCGGCTCATGACTCATCAGGGAAGCGGCGAGCCAATGGGTAGCGCCGCGGGATATGAAAACCTCCCTTTCCCCAAGTGAAAAAAGGGAGGTCAACCCAAAGGAGTCAGCCTGTCGGGAACCGAGGGCAGCGTGCGAAAAAATTGAGGATGGGTTGAAGTGGATAAGGATGAAAAACAAAAACTCATCAGGAAAATGACGGAGCGATTCCAGGAGCTGGTTGAGCCAGGCTACCGGGAGCGGGTGGGGAAGCTCTTCAATCTGCGGATCGACCGGTATTACGGGGTCAGGGTTCCCCTCATCCGTTCCCTCGCCCGGGAATATTTCGCCGCCATCCAGCCCTTCCCCATGGAGGAGCGTCTGGCTCTGTGCTCCTTGCTCCTGGCCGAAGACTTCCATGAATTGAAAATCACCGCCTATCAATGGGTGGAGCAAAGTAAACGATACCTGGAAGAGAAGCATCTGCCGGTATTGGAAGGCTGGCTTAAGACCTATACCTACGACTGGTCGGATTGTGACGATATTTGTACGAATGTTTTGGGCGAATTTTTCCTGAAGTATCCCAGCAAGGCAAGCAGGTGTCGCGAATGGGCGCTTTCAAAAAACCTGTGGGTTCGCCGGGCGGCGGCGGTGAGCTTGATCAAACCCCTGCGCCGGGGAAATCTTTTGAGCCTGTGCCTGGATATCGCGGATTTACTGCTACAGGATTCCGAAAATCTCGTTCAGAAAGGGTACGGATGGATGTTGAAAGAAGCCAGTAAAGCCCGGCCGGACGAGGTCTATGCCTTTGTCACCGCCCGGATCGGGACCATGCCGCGTACCGCCTACCGTTATGCCCTGGAAAAATTTCCACATGAGTTACGGGTCAGGGCACTGGCGCTGTAAGTGGAATGCGACCCTCGTTGTGGGATAGCCATGTTTCAAAAAGTTAGGTTGGAACCTACCGACTCGTTTTCCATTATATATTTCGTAGTTGTAGTTCTTTAAGGGGGTTGGCCAATTCAAAAAATGAAACCATTTTTTTTCAAGGAGGTGTGCCACGTGAACTCTAACGTCCAAAAAACAAAAAAGAGTCCGGTCAGCACCATAGCTGTCGCTCTGGCCGTCATCGCACTGATTGTATCTATTGCCGCACTTAGCCAGATAGCAGGTATCCGTACGGAGTTATCCCAGGCTCAGGAACAGATCCGAGTTTTAAGGGAAGAAATGGTGGTAGAACCACCTGCCGTGGAGAGTCCTTTAGAAGAAGAAGTGATGGAAGAACCGGCTGCCGTGGAGGATCCTTTAGAAGAAGAAGTGATGGAAGAACCGGCTGAGGAATAGAAGAAGAGAGCTTGATCATCAGCCCGCAAA containing:
- a CDS encoding carbohydrate kinase; translated protein: MARSVDICTLGEMLIDLFPGKTGVPLAGVTAFHPKPGGAPANVAVASSRLGKNAAFIGKVGDDPFGRLLERTLSRAGVLTRGMRFDSQVRTTLAFIAKPDEYSADILFYRHPGADMMLDIADLDRALLGESRFFHFGSISLIHEPSRSATLEAARYAKESGAQISFDVNYRPDLWADPSLAPSLIATGYPLADILKINENELLFLTRTGNPAEGSRTLLDRGPKLIVVTRGKEGSYFRTKNSAASVPAFAVPTVDATGCGDAFLAALLVGLLEAPGWEKRLEREELFSILRFASAAGALTARKLGVIPALPDRKEVEEFIKTTRSEKL
- a CDS encoding GntR family transcriptional regulator; the protein is MRTVDRSIKLPLYLQIYEIFKSKILVGEWVPGQMIPPEPLLIDQYRVSRSGIRQALDRLVKEGFIYRQQGRGTFVTHPTMEKEMTGIVSFTEDMRRQGFTPSTLLLAAELLPAPEPIAERLSVKPGEELAHLKRLRLADGEPMSLETAFLLHRLCPGILQKDYSQVPLRDALKYEHAIFLVRARQKIRALLADEKTARLLGVKPKAPLLSIERISYSQQNIPVEFLEILYRGDRYTLYNELKG
- a CDS encoding ATP-dependent RecD-like DNA helicase; its protein translation is MKTESQSDLFHATLQGQVERITFQNAANGYTVARLKVKGYQELVTVVGPLPGICAGEILRVWGQWKNHPRFGEQFLTDSFETLIPATTRGIEKYLGSGLIKGIGPVMAYRLVNHFGKDTLGIIENQAHRLTEVPGIGGKRVSMISKAWEEQKEIRQVMLFLQEQGVSPAYGVKIFKHYGKEAVHLVRENPYRLAEEIYGIGFITADKIARSMGIPQDSPFRAGAGILYFLQQAAEQGHVYYPQDSLISECEKALEIPADIIREVLSDISREKKVAIEMAPLCPGTDAHETGDNLPLVFLPQFHTAETGITRKIGEILATVRHTRYLLPEKELSGITRDLGIELAQHQREAVLRTFQEKILVITGGPGTGKTTIINVIIRLHRQRGKHILLAAPTGRAAKRMTETTGQEAKTIHRLLEYQPGGAGFKRNETFPLDADLLIIDETSMVDTILMYHFLKAVPREATLILVGDIDQLPSVGAGRVLRDIIESGRIATIRLTEIFRQSRESMIVMNAHRVNRGEMPHFQSPANRLSDFYFFPVEDPDNARQTILDLCRSRIPHKFGCHPVDDIQVITPMHRGSAGAATLNRELQEALNPKGQEIQRSGRILRIGDKVMQLRNNYDKEVFNGDIGRVTAINQEIQELTVLIDGRKVVYEFSELDEIVPAYAISVHKSQGSEYPVVVMPVLTQHYLLLQRNLLYTAITRGKRLVVLVGTKKALAIAVRNNKPQKRFTLLKERLQAL
- a CDS encoding transketolase → MKNQTFPDLNDLRKLAKDIRLDILETTTRAGSGHPSSSFSSVEILAALFFGGILRYRPAEPHWPERDRFILSKGHAAPGLYSVLSRAGYFPHDEIYRLRELNSPVQGHPIKGLLPGVESTNGSLGQGLSFGLGCALGAGLNGHRYRVYVLMGDGECQAGQIWEAAMAASHFQTANLVGIIDYNKFQECGPISREMALEPFRAKWESFGWQVEEVDGHSLPDLIETFQNIPDNGKTPTMVIAHTVKGKGVSFVEADYTFHGRALTPEQAEKAREEILSWN
- a CDS encoding YbaN family protein, whose translation is MRRMKDQVQTNQKAIGMPKSLPPDGKSAHSFLLIFCGSVCIGLGAAGIVLPLLPTTPFLLLTAACFCRASPRLYRWLVSNRVFGIYIRAYLEKRGVPLVCKVLSLALLWTTIGFSAVAIVETVWVRWLLLGIAAGVTIHVFKLPVYHGK
- a CDS encoding DNA alkylation repair protein translates to MDKDEKQKLIRKMTERFQELVEPGYRERVGKLFNLRIDRYYGVRVPLIRSLAREYFAAIQPFPMEERLALCSLLLAEDFHELKITAYQWVEQSKRYLEEKHLPVLEGWLKTYTYDWSDCDDICTNVLGEFFLKYPSKASRCREWALSKNLWVRRAAAVSLIKPLRRGNLLSLCLDIADLLLQDSENLVQKGYGWMLKEASKARPDEVYAFVTARIGTMPRTAYRYALEKFPHELRVRALAL
- a CDS encoding tetratricopeptide repeat protein; this translates as MENQKFFATAVVSLLLLFTISVSVLTQDADSLFSQGFEFLESGQYEQAGDAFRQVIQLDPQYRYAHYNLGIALQQSGRYQEAVEAFREAVRLDPEDPDAHNSLGYNLYNIGNTSEAITYYKQAIALDPEYSLSYYNLGLAYQTLGNYPESLAAFRRYIELVPDNPYAHYNIGYALFAMGEYLDAYYAYREAVRLNPEDVDSWFNLAYTLQNMGRHEEAIENFREVVRLDPTNTVAYNNLGVNYNALGRWTEAIEEYRKAIELKSDYALAYYNLGIALQQTGQPIEAIAAYQSSIEYDPTDPDAYYNLGNTLIEVNRYAEAIEAYREAVRIDPGYYLAYNNWGFALRRINRFDEAITILQQGIAINPDYDLAYFNLGLAFLNTGDLDAARTQHNLLLSLNPTLAADLMTEIIGYTDPALADQNDLAVTQDHALPPLEITTPPPPPEPGIFLDPQGSYRITLPEGSVKLADEDWGTELSLPNNGRLFILKIPSARFENLNKAVADVTEDLTARNATFHGESNVTAHGISGSVQLYSLVGTIDEQNENHYAYLLVSYPETNLAMLVELPVEEYNASQEWLIEFFRNPEFQ
- a CDS encoding transketolase C-terminal domain-containing protein, yielding MELGKKAGLKPGKPMRDVFGDALLAVAQRHPRVVVLDGDLGNSTKADRVRTAFPERYFNIGIAESNLVGIGAGLESCGFIPFLTSFSSFLLCNAYDQIRLAVAMSNANIKILGSHGGITLGKDGPTQMGIEDLALVGGLPTVLILVASDPTLMHKIVDAAVEYQGPVFIRSSRMAMPHLYSPDSCPFEIGVANVVRDGEDLAIVACGIMVAAALDAAVDLAREEIDARVIDLHTLRPLDVQTLEQAARETGALVCAEEHLLQGGMGANVARVIAERWPVPIRFVGLADTYTESAEPGELLKKYHLTTADIVSACRQAVRAKKEQRQ